CGAATGACCTGGTGTCCGAAGATTTCGTCGGGCATTGGCCGGACCATGAGGTCCACGGGGCCGATGAGTTGAATGCGATGGTCGACAAGACCAGGTCGATGTTGACCGATCTGCGTTTCGTCATCGAGGTGGAACCGTTCGTCGAAGGCGACATGCTGGCGGCTCGCTGGATCGGGACGGGTGCCACGCCGGACGGTCCGAAGCGATTCACGGGCAACGACATTCTCAGGATCGCCGACGGTCGAGTGGTCGAGTACTGGACGGGAACCTCGGCAGGCTGACCTTCTGGCCC
The sequence above is drawn from the Mycobacterium gallinarum genome and encodes:
- a CDS encoding ester cyclase; protein product: MSSMKECVISAKELYGRWIDELWAGKPVANDLVSEDFVGHWPDHEVHGADELNAMVDKTRSMLTDLRFVIEVEPFVEGDMLAARWIGTGATPDGPKRFTGNDILRIADGRVVEYWTGTSAG